Within Solea solea chromosome 1, fSolSol10.1, whole genome shotgun sequence, the genomic segment agagcattGGTTTTTGTgggcgagagagtgagagagcattGGTTTTTGTgggcgagagagtgagagagcattGGTTTTTGTgggcgagagagtgagagagcattGGTTTTTTCgggcgagagagtgagagagcattGTTTTTTGTgggcgagagagtgagagagcattGGTTTTTGTgggcgagagagtgagagagcattGGTTTTTgtgggcgagagagagagagagcattggTTTTTgtgggcgagagagagagagagcattagtttgaacagatttgttaaaaatgtaaacaaacatggcatccacgtgaataaataataatacaataaagtgCGTCTTCTTAACTGCAGACATGAACAGTCCTGTGATCATTCACCTGTGATCTGTGAATGACCTTGTTAGATGGTGTTAGATGGATTAAAAGGATAGTGTGGGTTATTTtgaagtgtgattgtatgagtTACTGAGTACTGACTGAGCTATGAGCGTCCCCTGCTACTGAGAACtgacctgagacacagaggctcactCTCAAGGATAATAAAATGGCTGCCGATAGAGACTCAaggaaaacattattttggCCACGACACAAACCAttaccactcactctcccacaccaaacctcatagagaaaatcagtgattttagctgcggggacacaggagctgctggtcctctgctgcctcgtgtggtcactttgtgtcactgaggtcaatctgaacaaaggatttcaaacactgaagtgacaaaatcagacatttgaacttagtgatggaggcagcagtggatcaacaactcctgtgtgtgtgatgttaaaatcactgattttctctatgaggtttggtgtgggagagtgactggtttacaaacttcagtttcctgttggaaaagtctgcctcacagtgagataaagatgtgaacaggtgacgtagatatcgtagacttaaactgacgtacaTTTTACGACATAAGTCTTTTGAACAGTGAACCTCAGCTGGTTCTCAGTGCAGCGGCTGCTCACATACAAACACTTTAAATAGCAGGTCAGAGCAGTTTGTCAGTCTAATGATCTAAACCTTGTCCTCTGGGCTCCATCACGCTGTCCTTTCCTCCAGATGTCGCTGAGGTTTGTGGGACTCCTGGTCCTGTCCTCCCTTTGCTCAGTCGTGGCGGGCCAAGGCAATGACACTGACGATGATGGCGACTCCTTGGGTTCACCAAACAATTTCAACAGGATGTTAAATGGCAGCACGCCCGTTAACGACCCCAGGCTTCAGTTGTCTGACACGGATATGTGTAACATGCTTCTGTGGAACCTCACCCCACTGCCCACCAGCCAGATTCCATTTCAGTGCATCTGTTCACACTGTAAAGGCACCATCGGGCCTAAAGGAGACCATGGAGACCGCGGTCTTCCAGGCATGTCAACCCATTTAAAGTATAACCCAAGCACTGGATAATACACATAGATGTGTGACGCTTCATCTTTGGCACCACAATCTCATTTCATCATCTACTAGATTAAAATATatcctgcttttattttttcacactgCTAATGTCAGGCTACATgagctgctaatgtcaaacacacacgctACAGCGTCAGGCTAAATTAGCTGCAAACATCAGGCTACATTAGCtgcaaacaacaaatacatgCTATAGTGTCAGGCTACATTAGATGCTAACGTCAAACCCACATGCTACAGCAGCAGGCTATATTAGATgctaacaacaaacacacatgctacAGCAGcaggctacattagctgctaatgtcAGGCTACATTAACTGCTAACGTCAAACACACATGCTACAGCGTCAGGCTACATAAGCTGCTAATGTCAGGCtacattagctgtgttaaaattaaaataataaaggttaaaataaataaatatgaacatgTAAGCAGCGTTACTGTGGAGTTTGTCACTAAATCTCCTCTGGGTTGGTAGTTTAATTCCACTAAAGCTGAGTGTCCTTGTTGAACAGGAATGTCTGGGAGTCCGGGGAGTGACGGACTGAGGGGCTTCAGAGGTCCACGAGGATTCTCTGGACTTCAAGGGATCAAGGGTGAGTTTGCTGTTCCTGTTTGTGTATAACACAGTGTaacttaaagctacagtaggcGGGTTCATGTGAAGTACCTGGTGTTAGTTTCCAGTCAGCCTGGTCGTTTTAATGTCCgtcccctgcaactcatccagaatgcagcagctcgactggtcttcaacttaccaaaattctcccacactacacctctcctccgctcccttcactggcttcctgtagctgctcgcatccgcttcaagactctagtgcttgcgttccatgctacaaacggatccggtccagcctacatccaggacatgatcaaaacctacaccccagcccgcccacttcgctctgcatcggcaaaccggctcgctgccccctcactgagaggatcgcagaggcatttacagaactcgagactgttcactgtcctcgctcccaaatggtggaacgagctccccatcgacatccggacagcggaaagcctccacatcttccgccgccgactaaaaacacatttcttccgactctacctcgactaagacgataaagacgacgacaaaaaaataaaaaaaataaaaaataaaaaaaaatatatatatatatatatatatatatcgcacttatgactagcacttcatagtttgatttacttgaagctcttacttacttctagctcttatttgtacccaaatgtttaaatgcacttattgtaagtcgcttcggataaaagcgtctgctaaatgacatgtaatgtaatgtaatgtaatgtctttgtttcaggTCAGAAGGGCGACATTGGGGAGAAAGGAGAGACCGGCTGGAGCGGTGTCATGGGGTACAAGGGCGCGCAAGGATTTAAAGGTCAGAGATCACTGTTCACTGTTATTGACTCCATTTACACCATAAAAACTGCTTTTATCCACTTAATAAAAGACTCACCTGATAAAATCTTACATCAGTttaagagaaaatcagtgattttagctggcggtcACTTTGTATCACTAAAGTCAATCTAAAGAAAGATTTCCAAATGACGAAgtgacaaattaaaacatttcaacttagtgatggaggcagcagtggatcaacaactcctgtgtgtgtgatgttaaaatcactgattttctctatggactttggtgtgggagagtgagtggtttacaaacttcagttttctgttggaaaagtctgtctgacagtgagataaagacgtaaacatgtgacgtagatatcagAGACTTAacctgacgtagattttattgcATCTTTTGTTCAGTAGCCAAAATATTGTTTATCTTCTcgtgtctctgctggcagccatgttttcactgatagTGAGCCtccgtgtctcaggctggtttttGGCTGCATTTGGGGCTCGTTTGGTGAACTCTAACCTTAACACTAACTCAGTGTGTGTACCCCCATATGATGACTCCTAAAGAACCCctgaaatgtccctttaacAACATGGTTTATGGTTAGAAGAATcaaacatggaaaataaaatataaatcctccatcacTCTACATATGTGAGGCCAAATAATCACCTCAGACTCAACAGATTCCTGCCTCCCTGCCGCCATCTGCAGGCAAAAAAATTGGTTTTTTTGATAATGATTTTTGaaggtgtttttaatttttttgggaATACTTTGATGGCCTCAACACATTAGTGGAAAAGTGTTAAGCTGCTCGGGATTTTCATACATTAGCatctgactttgtgtgtgtgtgcgtttccaGGAGAGAAAGGGGACTTTGGACTGATGGGACCTCCGGGTACACCAGGCCTTCAGGGAGAAACCGGCTCATGCCCTGACACCTGTGACAGTGCCCCGGGTCCGCCGGGTCCACAAGGACCCCCCGGATCAGCTGGAGCCCGGGGCTTGCCTGGGTTAGCTGGAGATATTGGACCAAAGGGTTTTAAGGGGGATAAAGGTGACCTGGGTGATCCTGGCCATCCTGGGCTTGATGGCCCGAAGGGTGACATGGGTGAGCAGGGACTGTGCGAGTGCAGTGATGGGATAAATGGAAAAGACGGAGGTCCAGGGCCAAAGGGGGATAAGGGGGCAAAGGGTGACATTGGCATTCAAGGTGTACGGGGCTCCACAGGGACAAAAGGCGACGAGGGTCAAATGGGTCTCATGGGTCCAATTGGACCCTGCAGCCCTGCCATCCAATCGGCTTTCTCTGCAAGTACCAACGACTCATTTCCTATCCCCAACTGGCCCATTCCATTCACACATGTCCACATCAATCAGCAGCTTCACTTCAACCCAAACATGGGGCTATTCACAGCCCCCGTCGACGGCATCTACGTCTTCTCCTACCACCTGGCCGTGGTCGGGAAACTCAAGGTCGGCCTGTTCCACAACTTCAACTTCGTTGTGACAACCACGGAAGAGACCAGCCATTCCACAGCCAGCCAATCCGTCATCCTCCACCTCAAGGCAGGAGACTGGGTTTGGCTGCAGGTGAAGAATAGTAACACCAACGGCCTTTACGCCGACAGCGAGAGCAGCAGCACCTTCTCTGGCTACCTGCTGTACCCGGACTCCTGCATGCCTATGTTGGGCCGAGATTCTACATCACCACTTGATCCGAACCGACCCTTTACTTGGGGTAATACTAACACGACCACCACCCCTTCACCATAGTTGGCATCAGTCAGTTGTAGTTTTGGGTGAAGTTTCCACATGCATCCAATCTAATCCAACATTCTGTGTATTTATAACGGCAAGATTTAAAGGAGGGGTTTGCTAAAGATGCAAAATTGCCCGTTTTTGAAACAGGCAATTTTGGTTAGACTAGTTAGAAGTCGTGCGTAGTAACGTGTCAACTGTTGTTACCTGGTTAAATAGTTCCAGAGTAAATCACAGCTCACCTGTGTGAGCAAGTTCTGCATGTGAATCTACAGAAGCTCAGGCTCGCTGGTTCCAACTTTGAGTTTGATCATTCAGGACGTGGTTGTCTGCTGCTAAATGTTTGTCGTTATAGTTCAATAACGTTTTGACTAATAGCAGTTAGCTGAGTTAGCAACAGCTGTGAAGAGGTAGCTGAGGTTTTTTAGAAGTGTGGAGCTACCTGGGCtgggcgccccctgctgctgaaaaccagcttgagacacagaggctcactctcagtaaaaacaaaatggttgaCAACAGAGACGCAAGATTTTATCCACTTCACAAAAGACTTGTGTAATAAGATTTACGTCGGTTTAAGTCTgcgatgtctacgtcacatgttcgcGTCTTAACTCACTGAGACAagaaactgaagtgtgtaaaccactcactctcagttattttagctggcggggacacaggagctgctggtcctctgctgcctcgtgtggtcactttgtgtcaccggcgtaaatctgaacaaaggattttcaaAGCCAAACTcactaaaatcagacatttgaacttagtgatgaaggcagcagtggatcaacaactctcgtgtgctgtgatgttaaaatcactgattttctctatggactttgtgggagagtgagtggtttacaaacctcagtttcctgttggaaaagtctaacagtgagataaagacgtgatcatgtgacgtagatattgTAGACTTCGTCACACATGTTCACACTCATAGACAAGACAAACGTGTCTTGTGctttttctcagcagcagggggcgctgacaGCCCACAGTCTCAACACTCTTTctaaaaaaacaccagaaatatgtttttaaactgaGCAAGGAAATGACCTGTGGTCAAAACCTGAACTATATTGATGAACAGCATATTTCCACTCTCTATGAACCACAAATGCAGATAAAGTAAGAACGGACGATGCGTTTCTCTGTGTCAGTCCTGACTGATCAAAGTCAACATGGAAAAAACAGAGAGCTTCACAAATCTGCTAAAATCCTTGATTTTGAACAGTTTGACAAATGCAGATGTTTCTTTACAAAAGTAGTAAAAAGCCAAACCTGATGAAGGGCCTTGATTCCTCTGCTGTTCCTGCTTCAGAGTCTAATAgaaccttttattttttcattttttaaataatgattgTTTCTGAAAGCGTACGTATGCAGATCAGAAGAAGGTGAGGGCGGAGTCGGTCTGCTGTGAGTTAAAAAATTTGTCTTTTGATTGCGATTCGTGCTGGATTTATCGAATCGGGTTTTCAGGTGCTGATGCATTAAAGACGAGTTCTTGTACGCGACGAGACGATCAAAGAGTCAAAAGAGTCAAAGAGTCCTCACAGACAAAGACGGATAAAGACAAGTGGACTCgacaccaaaaaaaaccatgtttttgttcaaagATGTTTTACTTGTGTGCCACGTTTAAAACTCAGCTACGTTTAAAACTCTGCCACGTTTAAAACTCTGCCACGTTTAAAACTCAGCCACGTTTAAAACTCAGCTACGTTTAAAACTCAGCTACGTTTAAAACTCAGCTACGTTTAAAACTCTGCCACGTTTAAAACTCAGCCATGTTTAAAACTCTGCCACGTTTAAAACTCAGCTACGTTTAAAACTCTGCCACGTTTAAAACTCTGCCACGTTTAAAACTCAGCTACGTTTAAAACTCTGCCACGTTTAAAACTCAGCCACGTTTAAAACTCAGCCACGTTTAAAACTCTGctatattaaataaaactgacacATCCCGCCTCCTCCCGAAGCTCCCCCCGGAATACTGAAGGTGGCACTGTGGTTTTGTAACGTTCATCTGTATTTGTGCTCATGATCTTAATGTTTACAAATTCTATTCAAATAAAAGGTGAAGTACGAACAAAACGCTCCGCCTCTTTCTTTATTCATGAGTCtcaatgtcagtgaatgtggaAAAGTAACGGGGAGGGGTGCCTGTTAGACCCCGCCTCCTCGCATCAGCCCTCTAGTCAaagctccaccccctaaaaaatacatgtaatatCTTTCACCGTTGTGTTACTAAATATAACAATGAGTTATCGGACCACGGCATGATGTTGAACGTTTATTGATAATGGCATAACTGATTAGCCCATGGCTACTCTGACAACAACAGGAAGGTGAATGTTACCCATCATGCACCAGGTGCATGCCAACTTCAGGGCCTATTATAACccaaaatacacaataatacaaagtcatgtttgtttttgttttcgcaGGTGGGCGGGGCAATTAGTGACAGTGGGTGTGGTGGTGTTTATGACTGTAAAGTGAGGATTTTCACAAATACGGTTTTTCAAAGAAATAAAGTTTACACACTACACACAAGAAATGcagcgttccatttgtagtcggatcTTGGAAACTTTTACATCAGTGGTAAACATCCACTGATGTCACGCCCACAGTTCCGACTTCTGATGTAAAATGGaatgcagcagacacacaaaggTAAAGAgtttaaacagagagagacgtTTAATGAAAGACTTTCAGATTCAGGAACAActtcaaacacaaaagaaacGTGACTAAAAGTCTAAAAGCCGTAAAAcaatgatgtgaacacacaaAAGGGATAGACTAAGCTGTGTGAGCTAGAGAAATAAcagattttagcctcttaacaGATGACTCAGTGAGTCTGCGATATCTTGAgctgaggtttgtaaaccactcactctcccacacacaagTGCATAGAGAAAATCTATGCATACTTTTAACATcatagcacacaggagttgttgatccgctGCTGCCTCTATCACTAAGTtcatagtgatgtcattttgtcaACGAATCcctcgttcagattgacctcagtgacacaaagtgaccacacaaggcggcagaggaccagcagctcctgtgtccccgcagcttaaatcactgattttctctatggactttggtgtggcagagtaagtggtttacaaaagtctgtctgacagtgagataagagttcactctctcacacctgAACAACACATGTCTGCGTGTTAGCGTGTTAGCATGCTGGCAGCTAAGAGGAAAACCACTGAACGGGAAACTGCTCCTTTAATTCAACTGTGTCCGTCGCGCTCTAGCACAGACTCCCAGCATCCTTTGCTCCGGCCTCCTCTATTTCTCCTTGGCCGCCATATCTTCGCCGCCCGACACATTACCGTCCTCGTCGTCATCAATCATCCCCTTCAGGTATGAACGTTTGAACTCCTGGAacaccagctcctcctccacctcgcTGTGGAGacgacaacaacgacgacaacaagagaaagagaaaaccaCTATATTTTAGTGCAAAGACTGACGGTATCAGGGCTaatctcagacacacacacacacacacacacacacacagaaagacaggtGTCTTACCTCTCCTTTACTGTTGGcagcaacaaagacacaaacacatttagatcctctctctctctgtctctctctcattttttttgctgagtcatttttgtgtgtgaagacgtgtgtaaaatgaaacactgtgtgtggtCATACCTGCGTCAGGTTTAGGATGCATCAGTTTGAAGGGAACCTCCAGGCCGACCTCACTGTAACACATCAATCAATACACTGATCAATAATCGAtacattgattattaatcaatacaCTGATCATTAATCAATACACTGATCATCAAT encodes:
- the LOC131458320 gene encoding complement C1q and tumor necrosis factor-related protein 9-like, with translation MMRRTSERAMSLRFVGLLVLSSLCSVVAGQGNDTDDDGDSLGSPNNFNRMLNGSTPVNDPRLQLSDTDMCNMLLWNLTPLPTSQIPFQCICSHCKGTIGPKGDHGDRGLPGMSGSPGSDGLRGFRGPRGFSGLQGIKGQKGDIGEKGETGWSGVMGYKGAQGFKGEKGDFGLMGPPGTPGLQGETGSCPDTCDSAPGPPGPQGPPGSAGARGLPGLAGDIGPKGFKGDKGDLGDPGHPGLDGPKGDMGEQGLCECSDGINGKDGGPGPKGDKGAKGDIGIQGVRGSTGTKGDEGQMGLMGPIGPCSPAIQSAFSASTNDSFPIPNWPIPFTHVHINQQLHFNPNMGLFTAPVDGIYVFSYHLAVVGKLKVGLFHNFNFVVTTTEETSHSTASQSVILHLKAGDWVWLQVKNSNTNGLYADSESSSTFSGYLLYPDSCMPMLGRDSTSPLDPNRPFTWGNTNTTTTPSP